A window from Leptospira meyeri encodes these proteins:
- a CDS encoding Zn-ribbon domain-containing OB-fold protein, giving the protein MNVVETFPGIHCKQCDFKVAEQTSGCPSCGSESIEPVNLNPNGIIHSFTVVYVGFGHMATRAPYVLAIVQTEENVKLTTVVEGVSDFSVVKIGDKVRFKAMDEKIGPIFQY; this is encoded by the coding sequence ATGAACGTAGTTGAAACCTTTCCGGGAATCCATTGCAAACAATGTGATTTTAAAGTGGCGGAACAAACTTCCGGTTGCCCCTCATGCGGAAGCGAATCTATAGAGCCTGTAAATCTGAATCCTAATGGGATCATCCATTCGTTTACGGTTGTGTATGTTGGATTTGGTCATATGGCAACTCGTGCCCCTTATGTTTTGGCGATTGTACAAACAGAAGAAAATGTAAAACTAACGACTGTGGTTGAGGGTGTTTCTGATTTTAGCGTTGTAAAAATTGGAGACAAAGTTCGATTCAAAGCTATGGACGAAAAGATTGGCCCTATATTTCAATATTAG
- a CDS encoding acetyl-CoA C-acetyltransferase, protein MGNSYIIDAVRTPRGKGKKRGTLASVHPQELAAATLKAIQSRTGIDPKTVEEVVMGCVSQVADQAACIARYAVMAAHWPKDVPGYTVNRFCGSGLQALNNVANHVASGAMELGVGGGVESMSRVKMGDDMIGRDFNVGNDKIAAHYNLVPQGISADLIATKYDISREEADRFAESSQQKAHAAIQNGYFKKSVIPITLDDGTVVTEEENPRLESDYAFLSSLGPVFKTIGEKELDAIALRSYPEVTKINHIHTLGNSSGIVDGAAAILVTNDDGLKKYGLKPRARILATVATGEDPTIMLTGPVSASQKALKQAGLSVKDIDLWEINEAFASVVLYVKKTLGIDESKINVNGGAIALGHPLGATGAILTGTVLDELERRDLRYGLITLCIGGGMGIATIIERLK, encoded by the coding sequence ATGGGGAATTCCTATATTATTGATGCTGTCCGAACTCCGAGAGGAAAGGGCAAAAAACGCGGGACACTTGCATCCGTCCACCCACAAGAATTAGCTGCTGCCACATTAAAAGCCATCCAATCACGTACCGGAATCGATCCAAAAACGGTTGAAGAAGTTGTAATGGGTTGTGTATCCCAGGTTGCTGACCAAGCTGCATGTATCGCTCGTTATGCGGTTATGGCGGCTCATTGGCCAAAAGATGTTCCAGGTTATACTGTGAACCGGTTTTGTGGATCTGGATTACAGGCACTCAACAACGTAGCAAACCATGTTGCTTCCGGAGCAATGGAACTTGGAGTTGGTGGTGGAGTTGAATCCATGAGCCGTGTGAAAATGGGTGATGATATGATAGGTCGTGATTTTAACGTTGGTAACGATAAAATTGCTGCACATTACAATCTAGTTCCACAAGGGATCTCTGCTGACTTAATCGCAACTAAGTATGATATTTCTCGTGAAGAAGCAGATCGTTTTGCAGAATCTTCACAACAAAAAGCACATGCTGCCATTCAAAACGGATACTTTAAAAAATCTGTGATCCCAATTACTTTGGATGATGGAACCGTTGTGACGGAAGAAGAAAACCCACGATTGGAATCTGATTACGCATTCCTTTCAAGTCTTGGACCTGTATTCAAAACCATCGGTGAAAAAGAATTGGATGCGATTGCGTTACGTTCTTACCCAGAAGTAACAAAAATTAATCACATCCATACTCTTGGAAACTCTTCTGGTATTGTTGATGGTGCTGCTGCGATTTTAGTTACCAATGATGATGGATTGAAAAAATACGGTTTGAAACCACGTGCAAGAATTCTTGCAACAGTGGCAACTGGTGAAGATCCAACCATCATGTTAACTGGTCCTGTTTCTGCTTCTCAAAAAGCTTTGAAACAAGCCGGTCTTAGCGTTAAAGACATTGACCTTTGGGAAATCAACGAAGCTTTCGCCTCTGTTGTGTTATATGTAAAGAAAACACTCGGAATTGATGAATCCAAAATCAATGTCAATGGCGGGGCGATTGCTCTTGGACATCCACTCGGAGCAACTGGTGCGATTCTTACTGGAACTGTTCTTGACGAATTGGAAAGAAGAGACCTTCGTTACGGACTGATTACTCTTTGTATCGGTGGCGGTATGGGTATCGCAACCATCATCGAAAGATTGAAGTAG
- a CDS encoding NuoI/complex I 23 kDa subunit family protein codes for MGTVNVINVAKKHQFSWYEKFYFWSIGKGLWITLKHFVKVALFNKQVTIEYPDKKRQYSTRFRGMHSMKRDEKGRERCTACFCCMWICPANAIHIEAAEVPSDRQHLHPEDKFAKKFEINLLRCIFCGLCEEACPKGAIYLDGTGEMAADNREDLFLTKERMMEKTGGPILGQRN; via the coding sequence TTGGGAACCGTTAATGTCATCAACGTAGCCAAAAAACATCAGTTTTCTTGGTATGAAAAGTTCTATTTTTGGTCCATAGGCAAAGGTCTTTGGATCACTTTGAAACATTTTGTTAAGGTAGCTTTGTTCAATAAACAGGTGACCATCGAATACCCTGATAAAAAACGCCAGTATTCCACTCGGTTCCGCGGTATGCACTCGATGAAACGAGATGAAAAGGGTCGGGAACGATGCACTGCTTGTTTTTGTTGTATGTGGATTTGTCCTGCGAATGCTATTCATATCGAAGCCGCCGAAGTTCCTTCAGATCGCCAACATCTTCATCCGGAGGATAAGTTTGCTAAGAAGTTTGAAATCAACTTACTGCGATGTATCTTCTGTGGTCTATGTGAAGAAGCTTGTCCTAAAGGCGCAATTTATCTAGATGGAACTGGTGAAATGGCAGCTGACAATCGTGAAGATCTATTTTTAACCAAAGAAAGAATGATGGAAAAAACTGGCGGTCCAATTCTCGGCCAAAGGAATTAA